A window of the Pristis pectinata isolate sPriPec2 chromosome 27, sPriPec2.1.pri, whole genome shotgun sequence genome harbors these coding sequences:
- the lim2.1 gene encoding lens intrinsic membrane protein 2.1 yields MYSFMGGGLFCAGVGNILLVVSTATDYWIQYRRSGSFMHQGLWRYCVPGKCYLHTDSVAYWDATRVFMILSFLACFIGIIIGLMAFMQYSSFTKFDRTFVAGMLYFISCLFVLLAMAIYTAVTVNYYGKRYGNWRFSWSYIIGWVAVVLTFFAGIFYMCAYRFHESPQNSNPR; encoded by the exons ATGTACAGTTTTATGGGAGGAGGTTTGTTCTGTGCTGGTGTAGGCAACATCTTGCTTGTAGTTTCCACGGCAACAGATTACTGGATACAGTATCGCCGTTCTGGCAGTTTTATGCATCAGGGCCTGTGGAGATATTGTGTGCCAGGAAAATGCTATCTGCACACTGACAGTGTCG CCTACTGGGATGCCACCAGAGTATTCATGATCCTCTCCTTCTTGGCATGCTTCATCGGCATCATTATTGGTTTAATGGCATTCATGCAATACTCTTCCTTCACCAAATTTGATAGAACTTTTGTTGCAGGCATGTTGTACTTTATTTCAT GTTTATTTGTGTTGCTAGCCATGGCTATTTATACAGCTGTCACAGTAAACTATTATGGTAAGCGTTATGGCAATTGGCGCTTCTCCTGGTCCTATATCATTGGATGGGTGGCTGTGGTCCTCACTTTCTTTGCAG GTATCTTCTACATGTGTGCCTATCGTTTCCATGAGAGTCCACAAAACTCAAATCCTCGCTAG